In a single window of the Streptomyces sp. NBC_00285 genome:
- a CDS encoding carbohydrate kinase family protein produces the protein MRIAVTGSIATDHLMTFPGRFADQFVADQLHTVSLSFLVDNLDVRRGGVGANIAFGMGQLGTNPILVGAAGFDFDEYRAWLDRHGVDTTSVRISETLHTARFVCTTDADHNQIGSFYTGAMSEARQIELKTVADRVDGLDLVLIGADDPEAMLRHTEECRSRGIPFAADFSQQIARMNGDEIRILLDGATYLFSNEYEKGLIESKTGWSDAEILAKVGHRVTTLGAQGVRIERTGEEPIVVGCAEEERKADPTGVGDAFRAGFLSGLSWGVSLERAAQVGCMLATLVIETVGTQEYRLRRESFMERFTKAYGDEAAVEVQGHLG, from the coding sequence GTGCGCATCGCAGTCACCGGCTCCATCGCCACCGACCACCTCATGACCTTCCCCGGCCGTTTCGCCGACCAGTTCGTCGCGGACCAGCTGCACACGGTCTCGCTCTCCTTCCTGGTCGACAACCTCGACGTACGCAGGGGCGGCGTCGGGGCGAACATCGCCTTCGGGATGGGACAGCTCGGCACGAACCCGATCCTCGTCGGGGCCGCGGGCTTCGACTTCGACGAGTACCGCGCCTGGCTCGACCGGCACGGCGTCGACACCACGTCCGTCCGGATCTCCGAGACGCTGCACACCGCCCGCTTCGTGTGCACCACCGACGCCGACCACAACCAGATCGGCTCCTTCTACACGGGCGCGATGAGCGAAGCCCGCCAGATCGAGCTCAAGACGGTCGCCGACCGGGTGGACGGCCTCGACCTCGTCCTCATCGGCGCCGACGACCCCGAGGCGATGCTCCGCCACACCGAGGAGTGCCGTTCGCGCGGCATCCCGTTCGCCGCGGACTTCTCCCAGCAGATCGCCCGTATGAACGGCGACGAGATCCGGATCCTGCTGGACGGCGCCACGTACCTCTTCTCGAACGAGTACGAGAAGGGGCTCATCGAGTCCAAGACCGGCTGGTCCGACGCGGAGATCCTGGCGAAGGTCGGGCACCGCGTCACCACGCTGGGCGCGCAGGGCGTGCGGATCGAGAGGACCGGCGAGGAGCCGATCGTCGTCGGCTGCGCGGAGGAGGAGCGCAAGGCGGACCCCACGGGCGTCGGCGACGCCTTCCGCGCCGGGTTCCTGTCGGGACTCTCCTGGGGCGTCTCGCTGGAGCGGGCGGCGCAGGTCGGCTGCATGCTGGCGACCCTCGTCATCGAGACGGTCGGGACGCAGGAGTACCGGCTGCGCCGGGAGAGCTTCATGGAGCGGTTCACCAAGGCATACGGCGACGAGGCCGCCGTCGAGGTCCAGGGGCATCTGGGCTGA